The proteins below are encoded in one region of Pseudoduganella armeniaca:
- a CDS encoding sensor domain-containing diguanylate cyclase, which yields MASLREFVRITAGRMGVPAVVFAAGLVLSGYACQLYWQRSEAQQLAQLGEAANNYASLLRQRLEQYVSATRALAAFFSASDAISREEFDNYVKASRMLDRLEGMSSFGYLPRVPAARLAPFEAEAARMFPGYRVVEPRPGAADYYPLLYGQHAWDPLRADRLRGIDFAAVPVRWRAMQRAAATDEPVATALHTALRDPANRPVVLIFAPVRKASAGVPDELAGFIFTALYVRQLFGTFDEGRLAQQFDLEVFDGSVAAATTVFDADGATHALQRGRAHVLAHRAEVRFGERRWLLYFYAKRAQLAAGSLNEAALVFSVGMLLTLIASYAALAWPRYASGKRAMRDFSERFAGFFEHHPFAVFALDPQGRFLQANQQMARELGVSREELAGMAVARFVPQQDREAAARSFDEVLAGNAVAYTHQVESADGRRADLSIVMIPMSAGDTVSHVLGFAENITERKQAEAALHASRQMLQAILDNIPQSVFWKNVDSIYQGGNRSLLEAAGLHSIDQLIGKTDADLRWKDQAEVYRQVDLDVIRSGVPRMRMQARDVRRDGEVCWIETSKIPLKDDRGQVMGVLAVTEDITARKYMEEELFRRANYDTLTGLPNRGYFNNQLEEAVKRAQRHHGLALMYFDIDRFKLINDTHGHDVGDSVIRLFAQRIRSVLREADFVARLGGDEFVLIAEGLNEAGDAVVIAQKLVAAMAAPFDLAGTPLPVTSSIGVAWFETGMAPEALVKAADQAMYDAKRAGRNCWRQAPAPRAASAEAPPGSD from the coding sequence ATGGCATCGCTCAGGGAATTTGTCAGGATCACGGCCGGCCGCATGGGCGTGCCGGCCGTCGTATTTGCCGCGGGGCTGGTGCTGTCCGGTTACGCTTGCCAGCTGTACTGGCAGCGCAGCGAAGCGCAGCAGCTTGCCCAGCTGGGCGAGGCCGCCAACAACTATGCGTCGCTGCTGCGCCAGCGCCTGGAGCAGTACGTCAGCGCGACGCGGGCGCTGGCCGCGTTCTTCAGCGCATCCGATGCGATTTCGCGTGAGGAATTCGACAACTACGTCAAGGCCAGCCGCATGTTAGACCGGCTCGAGGGCATGAGTTCGTTCGGCTACCTGCCGCGCGTGCCGGCGGCGCGGCTGGCGCCGTTCGAAGCGGAAGCGGCGCGCATGTTCCCCGGCTACCGCGTGGTCGAGCCACGCCCCGGCGCCGCCGACTACTACCCCCTGCTGTATGGGCAGCACGCATGGGACCCGCTGCGGGCGGACCGTCTGCGTGGCATCGATTTCGCGGCCGTGCCGGTGCGCTGGCGCGCCATGCAGCGCGCCGCCGCCACCGACGAGCCGGTGGCGACCGCACTGCACACCGCCTTGCGCGATCCTGCCAACCGGCCGGTCGTGCTGATCTTCGCCCCCGTGCGCAAGGCGTCCGCCGGGGTACCGGACGAGCTGGCCGGTTTCATCTTCACGGCACTGTACGTGCGCCAGCTGTTCGGCACGTTCGACGAAGGCCGGCTTGCGCAGCAGTTCGACCTGGAGGTGTTCGACGGCAGCGTGGCGGCCGCCACCACCGTGTTCGATGCGGACGGCGCCACCCACGCGCTGCAGCGTGGCCGCGCGCACGTGCTGGCGCACCGGGCCGAAGTACGCTTCGGCGAACGCAGGTGGCTGCTGTACTTTTATGCCAAGCGCGCGCAGCTGGCGGCCGGCTCGCTGAACGAGGCCGCGCTGGTGTTCTCGGTCGGCATGCTGCTGACGCTGATCGCCAGCTATGCCGCGCTGGCCTGGCCCCGGTATGCGTCGGGCAAGCGGGCGATGCGCGACTTCAGCGAACGCTTCGCCGGCTTCTTCGAGCATCATCCATTCGCCGTGTTCGCACTGGACCCGCAGGGCCGCTTCCTGCAGGCGAACCAGCAGATGGCGCGCGAGCTGGGTGTGTCGCGCGAGGAGCTGGCCGGCATGGCGGTCGCACGCTTCGTTCCCCAGCAGGACCGCGAGGCCGCGGCGCGCTCCTTCGACGAGGTCCTGGCCGGCAACGCGGTCGCCTATACGCACCAGGTCGAGAGCGCCGACGGGCGCCGTGCCGATTTGTCGATCGTGATGATCCCGATGAGCGCCGGCGACACCGTCAGCCACGTGCTGGGATTCGCGGAAAACATCACGGAGCGCAAGCAGGCCGAAGCCGCGCTGCACGCTTCGCGCCAGATGCTGCAGGCCATCCTCGACAATATCCCGCAGAGCGTGTTCTGGAAAAACGTCGACAGCATCTACCAGGGCGGCAACCGTTCGCTGCTGGAGGCGGCGGGCCTGCACAGCATCGACCAGCTGATCGGCAAGACGGACGCCGACCTGCGCTGGAAAGACCAGGCCGAGGTCTACCGGCAGGTCGACCTGGACGTGATCCGCTCGGGCGTGCCGCGCATGCGCATGCAGGCGCGCGACGTGCGCCGCGACGGCGAAGTGTGCTGGATCGAGACCAGCAAGATCCCGCTGAAGGACGACCGCGGCCAGGTAATGGGCGTCCTGGCCGTCACCGAGGACATCACGGCGCGCAAGTATATGGAAGAGGAACTATTCCGCCGCGCCAACTACGACACCTTGACGGGCCTGCCGAACCGGGGTTACTTCAACAACCAGCTGGAGGAAGCCGTCAAGCGCGCGCAGCGCCATCACGGCCTGGCGCTGATGTACTTCGACATCGACCGCTTCAAGCTGATCAACGACACGCACGGCCACGACGTGGGCGACAGCGTGATCCGCCTGTTCGCCCAGCGCATCCGCTCGGTACTGCGCGAGGCGGACTTCGTCGCACGCCTGGGCGGCGACGAGTTCGTGCTGATCGCCGAGGGCCTGAACGAGGCGGGCGACGCCGTCGTCATCGCGCAAAAGCTGGTGGCCGCGATGGCGGCGCCGTTCGACCTGGCAGGCACGCCGCTGCCGGTTACCAGCAGCATCGGCGTCGCCTGGTTCGAGACCGGCATGGCGCCGGAGGCGCTGGTCAAGGCCGCCGACCAGGCGATGTACGATGCCAAGCGGGCGGGAAGGAATTGCTGGCGCCAAGCCCCTGCGCCGCGCGCCGCGTCGGCGGAAGCGCCGCCCGGCAGCGACTGA
- a CDS encoding DUF2167 domain-containing protein has product MFSLLLAAAPVQAADTPPEQLLASLKFQEGKIALPGGIATLDLPAGFRYLPPADAGRLLSEGWGNPPGIETLGMIVPTAVNPLTREGWGVVVTYEKEGHVKDDDADSIKYDELLKTMQESMKEANEERKKQGYEAMTLVGWAEAPHYDKASHKLYWAKELHSEGDKDNGLNYNIRVLGREGVLVLNAVANMDQIAQIRKEMKTVTAFSDFTPGNRYADFNEKTDKVAEYGLAALVAGGAAAKLGLFGKLFALLLAFKKLIVVGIGALGVGVAKLFGRKLKVDLSKS; this is encoded by the coding sequence GTGTTTTCCCTGCTGCTGGCTGCTGCCCCGGTCCAGGCCGCCGACACCCCGCCGGAACAATTGCTGGCCTCCTTGAAGTTTCAAGAGGGCAAGATCGCCCTGCCCGGCGGCATCGCCACGCTGGACTTGCCGGCCGGCTTTCGCTACCTGCCGCCCGCCGATGCCGGCCGCCTGCTGTCGGAAGGCTGGGGCAACCCGCCGGGTATCGAAACGCTGGGCATGATCGTGCCGACGGCCGTCAACCCGCTGACGCGCGAGGGTTGGGGCGTGGTCGTCACCTATGAGAAGGAAGGCCACGTCAAGGACGACGATGCCGACAGCATCAAGTACGACGAACTGCTGAAGACCATGCAGGAATCGATGAAGGAAGCCAACGAGGAGCGCAAGAAGCAGGGCTACGAAGCCATGACGCTGGTCGGCTGGGCCGAGGCGCCCCACTACGACAAGGCCAGCCACAAGCTGTACTGGGCCAAGGAGCTGCATTCGGAAGGCGACAAGGACAACGGCCTGAACTACAACATCCGCGTGCTGGGCCGCGAAGGCGTGCTGGTGCTCAATGCGGTGGCGAACATGGACCAGATCGCCCAGATCCGCAAGGAGATGAAGACCGTGACGGCATTCTCCGACTTCACGCCGGGCAACCGCTACGCCGACTTCAACGAGAAGACCGACAAGGTGGCGGAATACGGCCTGGCCGCCCTGGTCGCCGGTGGCGCCGCCGCCAAGCTGGGCCTGTTCGGCAAGCTGTTCGCCCTGCTGCTGGCGTTCAAGAAACTGATCGTCGTCGGCATCGGCGCCCTCGGCGTCGGCGTCGCCAAGCTGTTCGGCCGCAAGCTGAAGGTCGACCTGTCCAAGTCCTGA
- a CDS encoding site-2 protease family protein, with protein sequence MAKLLLWLFAAGKMGKLLTTGGTMLLSLVVYSWVFGWRYAAGFVLLLFVHEMGHYVAARNRGLKVGTPAFIPFVGAWVALEDVPHDVETEAYIGIAGPLAGTLAAMACYFAARDNDSQLLLALAYSGCMLNLINLIPLMPLDGGRITAIVSPKVWLLGVPLLAALFFYRPSPMLILVGLLAIPQLKAAWRGDPGPTPAYYDVKLETRLNYGMLYLGLVAFLAVMSYSIHGMIRT encoded by the coding sequence ATGGCCAAGCTTCTCCTCTGGCTGTTCGCGGCCGGCAAGATGGGCAAGCTGCTGACGACGGGCGGCACGATGCTGCTGTCCCTGGTCGTCTACAGCTGGGTGTTCGGCTGGCGCTATGCGGCCGGCTTCGTGCTGCTGCTGTTCGTGCACGAGATGGGCCACTACGTCGCCGCGCGCAACCGCGGCCTCAAGGTGGGAACGCCGGCGTTCATCCCGTTCGTCGGCGCCTGGGTGGCGCTGGAGGATGTGCCGCACGACGTGGAAACGGAAGCCTATATCGGCATCGCCGGCCCGCTGGCCGGTACGCTGGCGGCGATGGCCTGCTATTTCGCCGCGCGCGACAACGACAGCCAGCTGCTGCTGGCGCTGGCCTACTCCGGCTGCATGCTCAACCTGATCAACCTGATTCCCTTGATGCCACTGGACGGCGGCCGCATCACGGCCATCGTCTCGCCCAAGGTCTGGCTGCTGGGCGTGCCGCTGCTGGCGGCATTGTTCTTCTACCGCCCCAGCCCGATGCTGATCCTGGTCGGCCTGCTGGCGATCCCGCAGCTGAAGGCGGCCTGGCGCGGCGACCCGGGGCCGACGCCCGCCTACTACGACGTCAAGCTGGAAACCCGCTTGAACTACGGCATGCTGTACCTCGGGCTGGTCGCCTTCCTGGCCGTGATGAGCTACAGCATCCACGGCATGATCCGCACATGA
- a CDS encoding M28 family peptidase, with translation MPFPMQPAAFAVLLSTCALAAAAPADTGAPKRQADIDAIVREISPQRIHGYIEKLVGFGTRHTMSETASETRGIGAARRWIKAELERCGAGKLQVTFDSHVHPVSARLSRPTEIVNVVATLPGTQAQSKDRLYVVSGHYDSRVTDVMDATSDAPGANDDASGTAAVMEMACVMAKRRFDATLVFMAVAAEEQGLFGAGHWAEQARKNNVDVAGMFTNDIIGSSVDENGKRDNRQVRLFAEGIPALKEVPDALRTLIQTGGENDSPSRQLARHVKETGERYVKNFKVTVIQRRDRYLRGGDHIPFLEQGYAALRFTEPAEDFRHQHQDLRQEGGTQYGDLLQFVDADYTAQVARVNAAALASLALAPAAPRDVKVLTAKLDNRTDLTWQPNTEPDLAGYRVVWRETTAANWQGAKFVGNVTSFRSELSKDNVFFGVQAVDKDGNVSPATYPLPQR, from the coding sequence ATGCCCTTCCCCATGCAGCCTGCCGCATTCGCCGTCCTCCTGTCCACCTGCGCGCTGGCCGCGGCGGCGCCTGCCGATACCGGGGCGCCGAAGCGCCAGGCCGATATCGACGCCATCGTGCGCGAGATCTCGCCACAACGCATCCATGGCTATATCGAAAAGCTGGTCGGCTTCGGCACGCGCCACACGATGTCCGAGACGGCGTCGGAGACGCGCGGCATCGGCGCCGCGCGGCGCTGGATCAAGGCCGAACTGGAACGCTGCGGCGCCGGCAAGCTGCAGGTGACGTTCGACAGCCACGTGCACCCCGTCTCTGCGCGCCTGTCCAGGCCCACCGAGATCGTCAACGTCGTCGCCACCCTGCCCGGCACGCAGGCGCAGTCGAAGGACCGGCTGTACGTGGTCTCGGGCCACTACGATTCGCGCGTGACGGACGTGATGGACGCGACCAGCGACGCGCCGGGCGCCAACGACGATGCTTCCGGCACCGCCGCGGTCATGGAAATGGCCTGCGTGATGGCCAAGCGCCGGTTCGACGCGACGCTGGTGTTCATGGCCGTGGCGGCGGAAGAGCAAGGGCTGTTCGGCGCCGGCCACTGGGCCGAGCAGGCGCGCAAGAACAACGTCGACGTGGCCGGCATGTTCACCAACGACATCATCGGCAGCTCCGTCGACGAGAACGGCAAGCGCGACAACCGCCAGGTGCGCCTGTTCGCCGAGGGCATTCCCGCGCTGAAGGAAGTGCCGGACGCGTTGCGCACCTTGATCCAGACCGGCGGCGAGAACGATTCGCCGTCGCGCCAGTTGGCGCGCCACGTCAAGGAAACGGGCGAGCGCTACGTGAAGAACTTCAAGGTGACCGTGATCCAGCGGCGCGACCGCTACCTGCGCGGCGGCGATCATATTCCCTTCCTGGAGCAGGGCTACGCGGCGCTGCGCTTCACCGAGCCGGCCGAGGACTTCCGCCACCAGCACCAGGACCTGCGCCAGGAAGGCGGCACGCAGTACGGCGACCTGCTGCAATTCGTCGATGCCGATTACACGGCGCAGGTGGCGCGCGTCAATGCGGCGGCCCTGGCTTCGCTGGCACTGGCACCGGCCGCGCCGCGCGACGTCAAGGTGCTGACGGCAAAGCTGGACAACCGCACCGACCTGACCTGGCAGCCCAATACCGAGCCGGACCTGGCCGGCTACCGCGTGGTCTGGCGCGAGACCACGGCCGCGAACTGGCAGGGCGCGAAATTCGTCGGCAACGTCACCTCGTTCCGCAGCGAGCTGTCGAAGGACAATGTGTTCTTCGGCGTGCAGGCGGTGGACAAGGACGGCAACGTCAGCCCGGCTACTTACCCGCTGCCGCAGCGCTGA
- a CDS encoding oleate hydratase, translated as MKAPLLNKNIDPASVQLWIVGGGIAGMSVAAFAIRDGKVPASHIHILEETALPGGSLDGAAAPLQPKQHAWVTRGGRMLTDETYLCLWDLFATIPARDDPSISVREECRRFNEEVRTHAQGRLIDRAHRIVDAAQLGFSVTNRAQMLRLLALPETLIGSRRIDEFFDEHFFQTNFWRMWRTTFAFQKWHSAVELRRYFLRFVQEFPRIHTLAGVKRTKYNQYDSLVVPLQRWLTAQGVDVRFGTRVVDADFSTDAHGMRRATRLAIETATGSDAIELGGDDLAFFTLGSITADSTYGGNDSVPELIRDRRDHGWSLWQNIARKAPDFGRPAAFYGNVDEHKWESFTLTMRDDVLLRRIEAYTGNAPGTGALMTWFESGWHLSIVVPRQPHFPDLPQGWTTLWGYGFEIDNDGDYVKKPMSAATGREILTELVRQLGCDDILEHVLATTDVTTVMLPYASALFACRAPGDRPAVLPRGTENFAFLGQFVEMEEDVVFTVEYSVRCAMLATYALLGIERAIPDIYHGLADPKVGLAAVEVALR; from the coding sequence ATGAAAGCGCCACTCCTGAACAAGAACATCGACCCTGCCAGCGTGCAGCTGTGGATCGTCGGCGGCGGTATCGCCGGCATGTCCGTGGCGGCGTTCGCGATCCGTGACGGCAAGGTGCCCGCGTCGCACATCCACATTCTCGAGGAGACCGCGCTGCCGGGCGGTTCGCTCGATGGCGCGGCCGCGCCGCTGCAGCCGAAACAGCATGCGTGGGTCACGCGCGGCGGCCGCATGCTGACGGACGAAACCTACCTGTGCCTGTGGGACCTGTTCGCCACGATCCCGGCACGCGACGATCCGTCGATCTCGGTGCGCGAGGAATGCCGGCGCTTCAACGAGGAAGTGCGCACGCATGCGCAGGGCCGCCTGATCGACCGGGCCCACCGCATCGTCGATGCGGCGCAGCTGGGGTTTTCCGTGACCAACCGGGCCCAGATGCTGCGCCTGCTGGCGCTGCCGGAAACGCTGATCGGCAGCCGCCGCATCGACGAGTTCTTCGACGAGCACTTCTTCCAGACGAATTTCTGGCGCATGTGGCGCACCACGTTCGCGTTCCAGAAGTGGCACAGCGCGGTGGAGCTGCGCCGCTACTTCCTGCGCTTCGTGCAGGAATTCCCGCGCATTCACACACTGGCCGGCGTCAAGCGCACCAAGTACAACCAATACGACTCGCTGGTGGTGCCGCTGCAGCGCTGGCTGACGGCACAGGGCGTGGACGTGCGCTTCGGCACCCGCGTGGTCGACGCCGATTTCTCGACCGACGCGCACGGCATGCGGCGCGCCACGCGCCTGGCCATCGAGACGGCAACGGGCAGCGATGCGATCGAGCTGGGTGGCGACGACCTGGCCTTCTTCACGCTCGGTTCGATCACCGCCGATTCCACCTACGGCGGCAACGATAGTGTTCCGGAACTGATCCGCGACCGGCGCGACCACGGCTGGTCGCTGTGGCAGAACATCGCCCGCAAGGCGCCGGACTTCGGCCGCCCGGCTGCGTTCTACGGCAATGTCGACGAGCACAAGTGGGAGTCGTTCACCTTGACGATGCGCGACGACGTGCTGCTGCGCCGCATCGAGGCCTATACCGGCAACGCGCCCGGCACCGGCGCCTTGATGACGTGGTTCGAATCGGGCTGGCACCTGTCGATCGTGGTGCCGCGCCAGCCGCACTTTCCCGACCTACCGCAGGGCTGGACCACGCTGTGGGGCTACGGCTTCGAGATCGACAACGACGGCGATTACGTGAAGAAGCCGATGAGCGCCGCGACCGGCCGCGAGATCTTGACGGAACTGGTGCGCCAGCTGGGCTGCGACGACATCCTGGAACACGTGCTGGCGACCACCGACGTCACCACCGTCATGCTGCCGTACGCCTCCGCGCTGTTCGCCTGCCGCGCACCGGGCGACCGCCCGGCCGTGCTGCCGCGCGGGACCGAAAACTTCGCCTTCCTAGGCCAGTTCGTCGAGATGGAAGAGGACGTGGTGTTCACGGTGGAGTACTCGGTGCGCTGCGCGATGCTGGCGACGTATGCGCTGCTGGGCATCGAGCGCGCCATCCCGGACATCTACCATGGCCTGGCCGATCCGAAGGTCGGGCTGGCAGCCGTGGAGGTGGCGCTGAGGTAG
- the pepN gene encoding aminopeptidase N: protein MKSLISQAVALAFGTALVAGALPSYAATRPDNAWLAQADAEARAARVSNVAYVLDFTLTGKETFAATTTLRFDLKDAGEALTVDLDKAIIKSLTVNGKTVTPQYNNWFITLAAADLKAGRNEVVVSYERAHSTNGEGLHRMVDPVDGRVYTYSHFEPAAAHQMFALFDQPDLKATYEVSVTAPADWLVVSTTRESSVRDADGGKRWTFPATKKLSAYNFSLHAGPYKVWEDGSGKYPMRLFARQSVAAQIDPAPWFTYTKQGLAFFDDYFGIPYQFDKYDQLLVPDFLYGAMENAGAITFAEARFLHKDKMTTDQRHALASVIMHEMAHQWFGDLVTMKWWNGLWLNESFASFMGTLGTAESTEFRNAWQYFYSNAKTGAYRQDDSPGTHPIEVPVPTTANAFDNIDAITYAKGASTLKQLRHLLGEETFRQGVHDYLVKYQFKNARLDDFIGSLGEAAGRDLGPWTQQWLYQPGVNTIAAEYSCKAGKVEAFALRQTAPQAYPVLREQRVQVALFDASGKAVKLARNVPVTYQGAVTDVPALQGALCPDLVYPNYQDWGFVKVKLDERSFATARANVSKVADPLLRAMLWQSMWEGVRDGALPLNEFLQTALNNAPRETDYALLGNVLDKVRGGHAYLQRMAPQAAYTRKTAQALEDMAWQGVRSGTDANFKRRWLTAYIDLAGSREALARLAGLLAGRGVPQGVTVSQDVRWTIVRKLAERNAAGSAALLAAEQQRDKTDTGAAAALAASVVRPDPQVKNEWLGQIGDLQTKLPFARIRTAMEHLYPSSQAALAEQTAERRLAQLPELDKAAGPVFMRAYAGTLIPAGCTPHSVQRLADATTKYTALSAGARRALLAQHDEDRRCVAIRQALTVPLE, encoded by the coding sequence ATGAAATCGCTGATCTCACAAGCTGTTGCCCTCGCATTCGGTACCGCCCTGGTGGCGGGCGCGCTTCCCTCGTACGCGGCCACGCGCCCGGACAACGCCTGGCTGGCGCAGGCCGACGCCGAAGCGCGCGCCGCGCGCGTCTCGAACGTCGCCTACGTGCTGGATTTCACGCTGACGGGCAAGGAAACCTTCGCCGCCACCACCACGCTGCGCTTCGACCTGAAGGACGCCGGCGAGGCGCTGACGGTGGACCTGGACAAGGCCATCATCAAGTCCCTGACCGTGAACGGCAAGACGGTCACGCCGCAATACAACAACTGGTTCATCACGCTGGCCGCCGCCGACCTGAAAGCCGGCCGCAACGAGGTCGTCGTCAGCTACGAGCGCGCGCACAGCACCAACGGCGAAGGCCTGCACCGCATGGTGGACCCGGTCGATGGCCGCGTCTACACCTACTCGCACTTCGAGCCGGCGGCGGCGCACCAGATGTTCGCGCTGTTCGACCAGCCCGACCTGAAGGCCACGTACGAGGTCAGCGTGACGGCGCCGGCCGACTGGTTAGTCGTCTCGACCACGCGCGAGTCATCGGTGCGGGACGCCGATGGCGGCAAGCGCTGGACCTTCCCCGCCACCAAGAAGCTGTCGGCCTATAACTTCTCGCTGCACGCGGGTCCGTACAAGGTGTGGGAGGACGGCAGCGGCAAGTATCCGATGCGCCTGTTCGCGCGCCAGTCGGTGGCGGCGCAGATCGACCCGGCACCATGGTTCACTTATACGAAACAGGGCCTGGCGTTCTTCGACGACTACTTCGGCATCCCATACCAGTTCGACAAATACGACCAGCTGCTGGTGCCGGACTTCCTGTACGGCGCGATGGAAAACGCCGGCGCGATCACGTTCGCGGAAGCGCGCTTTCTGCACAAGGACAAGATGACGACCGACCAGCGCCACGCGCTGGCCAGCGTCATCATGCACGAGATGGCGCACCAATGGTTCGGCGACCTGGTGACGATGAAGTGGTGGAACGGCCTGTGGCTCAACGAAAGCTTCGCTTCCTTCATGGGCACGCTGGGCACGGCCGAATCGACGGAGTTCAGGAACGCCTGGCAGTACTTCTACTCGAACGCCAAGACGGGCGCCTACCGCCAGGACGATTCGCCCGGCACCCACCCGATCGAGGTGCCGGTGCCGACCACGGCCAATGCCTTCGACAATATCGATGCGATCACCTACGCCAAGGGCGCCTCGACCCTGAAGCAGCTGCGCCACCTGCTGGGCGAGGAGACCTTCCGCCAGGGCGTGCATGACTACCTCGTCAAGTACCAGTTCAAGAATGCGCGGCTGGACGACTTCATCGGCAGCCTGGGCGAAGCCGCCGGGCGCGACCTGGGCCCCTGGACCCAGCAGTGGCTGTACCAGCCGGGCGTGAACACCATCGCGGCCGAATACAGCTGCAAGGCCGGCAAGGTGGAGGCGTTCGCGCTGCGGCAGACGGCGCCGCAGGCCTATCCCGTATTGCGCGAGCAGCGCGTGCAGGTGGCGTTGTTCGACGCCAGCGGCAAGGCGGTCAAGCTGGCGCGCAATGTGCCCGTCACCTACCAGGGCGCGGTCACGGACGTGCCGGCGCTGCAGGGCGCGCTATGCCCGGACCTGGTCTACCCGAACTACCAGGACTGGGGCTTCGTCAAGGTCAAGCTGGACGAGCGCTCGTTCGCCACCGCCCGCGCCAACGTCAGCAAGGTCGCGGACCCGCTGCTGCGCGCCATGCTGTGGCAAAGCATGTGGGAGGGCGTGCGCGATGGCGCGCTGCCGCTGAACGAATTCCTGCAGACGGCGCTGAACAACGCGCCGCGCGAAACTGACTACGCCCTGCTGGGCAATGTGCTCGACAAGGTGCGCGGCGGGCACGCCTACCTGCAGCGCATGGCGCCGCAAGCGGCCTATACGCGCAAGACCGCGCAGGCGCTGGAGGACATGGCGTGGCAGGGCGTGCGCAGCGGCACCGACGCCAACTTCAAGCGCCGCTGGCTGACGGCCTACATCGACCTGGCGGGCAGCCGTGAAGCGTTGGCCCGCCTGGCTGGCCTGCTGGCCGGACGCGGCGTGCCGCAGGGCGTGACGGTCAGCCAGGACGTGCGCTGGACGATCGTCCGGAAGCTGGCCGAGCGCAACGCCGCGGGCAGCGCCGCGCTGCTGGCGGCGGAGCAGCAGCGCGACAAGACGGACACGGGGGCGGCGGCCGCGCTGGCTGCCAGCGTCGTGCGGCCGGACCCGCAGGTGAAGAACGAGTGGCTGGGCCAGATCGGCGACCTGCAGACCAAGCTGCCGTTCGCCCGCATCCGCACGGCGATGGAGCACCTGTATCCGTCGTCCCAGGCGGCCCTGGCCGAACAGACGGCCGAGCGGCGCCTGGCGCAATTGCCGGAACTGGACAAGGCTGCCGGTCCCGTCTTCATGCGCGCCTATGCCGGCACGCTGATCCCGGCGGGCTGCACGCCGCACAGCGTGCAGCGGCTGGCCGATGCGACCACCAAGTACACGGCATTGTCCGCCGGCGCCCGCCGCGCGCTGCTGGCCCAGCACGACGAGGACCGCCGCTGCGTGGCGATCCGGCAGGCGCTGACCGTGCCGCTGGAGTAA
- a CDS encoding GNAT family N-acetyltransferase, whose translation MKKTVATMQISFETADQPDVRALIAELDAYLYSLFPAENVYALDVSSLTQPNVLFAVARANDGAALGCAAIVVTPAYGEVKRMYVRPAARGQGAARRLLETLELRARAEGCTALMLETGPTMPEALALYERLGYKYRGPFGDYPDDPLSVFMAKALA comes from the coding sequence TTGAAAAAGACCGTCGCCACCATGCAGATCTCCTTTGAAACGGCCGACCAGCCGGACGTCCGCGCCCTGATCGCCGAACTCGATGCGTACCTGTATTCGCTCTTCCCGGCCGAGAACGTGTATGCGCTGGACGTGTCGTCGCTGACGCAGCCGAACGTGCTGTTCGCCGTCGCCCGCGCCAACGACGGCGCCGCCCTGGGCTGCGCCGCGATCGTGGTCACGCCGGCCTACGGCGAGGTCAAACGCATGTACGTGCGCCCGGCGGCACGCGGCCAGGGCGCGGCACGCCGCCTGCTGGAGACCCTCGAGCTGCGCGCCCGCGCCGAAGGCTGCACGGCACTGATGCTGGAGACGGGACCGACGATGCCCGAAGCGCTGGCGCTGTACGAGCGCCTGGGCTACAAATACCGCGGCCCGTTCGGCGATTACCCGGACGATCCGCTGTCGGTCTTCATGGCCAAGGCGCTGGCATGA
- a CDS encoding nucleotide pyrophosphohydrolase, producing the protein MSDSLHELRDLTRAFAAERDWQQFHTPKNLAMALSVEVAELAEHFQWLATGAPAELDERKREGVRHELADVLLYLVQLADKLDIDLHAAALEKLALNAAKYPAAQVRGDARKYDEY; encoded by the coding sequence ATGAGCGACAGCCTGCACGAGCTGCGCGACCTGACCCGCGCCTTCGCGGCGGAACGCGACTGGCAGCAGTTCCATACGCCGAAGAACCTGGCGATGGCCTTGTCGGTGGAAGTGGCGGAACTGGCCGAACATTTCCAGTGGCTGGCCACGGGCGCACCGGCCGAACTGGACGAGCGCAAGCGCGAAGGCGTGCGCCACGAGCTGGCGGACGTACTGCTGTACCTGGTACAGCTGGCCGACAAGCTGGACATCGACCTGCACGCGGCGGCGCTGGAGAAGCTGGCGCTCAATGCAGCCAAGTATCCGGCGGCACAGGTGCGCGGCGATGCGCGGAAGTACGACGAGTACTAG